The Coffea arabica cultivar ET-39 chromosome 8e, Coffea Arabica ET-39 HiFi, whole genome shotgun sequence genome window below encodes:
- the LOC113703877 gene encoding auxin response factor 9 isoform X1 — protein sequence MASRGSLIQQHQSNGSVEGQDDLYTELWKACAGPLVDVPKPKESVYYFPQGHMEQLEASTNQELNQRIPMFGLPPKILCNVVDIQLLAEQETDEVYAQITLIPEPDHTEQTSPDSCPSEPPKPTVHSFCKVLTASDTSTHGGFSVLRKHANECLPPLDMTQPVPTQELVAKDLHGTEWHFKHIFRGQPRRHLLTTGWSTFVTSKRLVAGDSFVFLRGASGELRVGVRRFARQQSSMPSSVISSHSMHLGVLATASHAVATGTLFVVYYKPRTSQFIIGLNKYLESINNGFGVGMRFKMRFEGEDSPERRFSGTIVGVEDISLQWKDSKWRSLKVQWDEPASITRPERVSPWEIEPFVAAVPTSLVPSVTGKNKRLRSHSELLPPESASSTASAVWNPPHDSPLGNGTAECPRSQLRSANQNHMDISCSQLQGSRNCNLRTHAEGDWLSSSQGNTSVSRFADEMESKSTIAWTTLTSCSATPAKLSNHSQSHLHDGRKPDTVASCRLFGIDLISPSTGALDKELLKPVNASNVTTQECLPNTLSGCGSEHKSDLSKDSKDQIVGQLQLPSKEVQSKQSGSTRSRTKVQMQGVAVGRAVDLTMLTGYNELIVELEKMFEIKGELSPRNKWEIIFTDDEGDMMLMGDDPWPEFCKMVRRIFICSGQDVKIMRAGSKLPLPSADNDGTTFNWENGED from the exons ATGGCTAGTAGAGGGTCTTTAATTCAGCAGCACCAAAGCAATGGCTCAGTCGAAG GTCAAGATGATCTGTATACAGAGCTATGGAAGGCCTGTGCCGGTCCGCTGGTGGATGTGCCAAAGCCTAAAGAGAGCGTTTACTATTTTCCACAAGGTCATATGGAACAA TTGGAGGCGTCAACAAATCAGGAGTTAAATCAAAGGATTCCGATGTTTGGTCTGCCCCCAAAGATTCTTTGCAACGTTGTTGATATTCAGCTTCTG GCTGAACAGGAAACTGATGAGGTTTATGCACAGATTACTTTGATACCAGAACCCGAT CACACTGAGCAGACTTCTCCTGATTCATGCCCTTCTGAACCTCCGAAGCCTACAGTACACTCCTTCTGCAAGGTTTTGACTGCCTCCGATACAAGCACTCACGGAGGATTTTCTGTTCTTAGGAAGCATGCAAATGAATGCCTTCCTCCCCTG GACATGACACAGCCAGTTCCTACACAGGAACTGGTAGCCAAGGATCTTCATGGCACTGAATGGCACTTTAAACATATATTCAGAG GACAACCGCGGAGACACTTGCTTACTACAGGATGGAGTACATTTGTTACTTCTAAGAGATTGGTAGCTGGAGATTCTTTTGTATTTCTCAG GGGTGCAAGTGGAGAGCTTCGAGTTGGAGTCAGACGCTTTGCTCGTCAACAGAGTTCTATGCCATCATCTGTGATTTCAAGCCATAGCATGCACCTAGGAGTTCTTGCAACCGCATCTCATGCTGTTGCAACTGGAACCCTCTTTGTTGTTTACTACAAACCAAG GACAAGTCAGTTCATCATAGGATTGAACAAATATCTAGAGTCTATTAACAATGGTTTTGGTGTGGGCATGAGGTTTAAGATGCGATTTGAAGGGGAGGATTCTCCTGAACGAAG ATTTAGTGGTACCATTGTTGGTGTTGAAGATATTTCTCTTCAATGGAAAGATTCTAAATGGCGGTCATTGAAG GTTCAATGGGATGAACCTGCATCCATAACAAGACCAGAAAGGGTCTCACCTTGGGAGATAGAACCTTTTGTTGCTGCAGTACCTACAAGTCTAGTTCCATCAGTAACGGGAAAAAACAAAAGGCTTCGATCACATTCTGAACTTCTACCACCTG AAAGTGCATCTTCAACTGCATCAGCTGTTTGGAATCCTCCTCATGATTCTCCTCTTGGAAATGGAACTGCAGAGTGTCCCAGAAGCCAACTTCGGTCTGCAAATCAGAATCATATGGACATTAGTTGTAGTCAACTCCAAGGTAGCAGGAACTGTAATTTAAGGACACATGCAGAGGGTGACTGGCTATCTTCTTCCCAGGGAAATACTTCTGTGAGTAGGTTTGCTGATGAAATGGAAAGCAAAAGTACCATTGCATGGACTACCCTTACCAGCTGTTCAGCCACCCCAGCAAAGTTGAGCAACCACTCTCAGTCTCATCTTCATGATGGCAGGAAGCCTGATACTGTTGCTAGCTGCCGATTGTTTGGCATTGATCTGATTAGTCCTTCAACTGGTGCCCTTGATAAAGAACTTCTGAAACCAGTAAATGCCTCAAATGTCACCACTCAAGAGTGTTTGCCAAACACATTATCTGGCTGTGGTTCTGAACATAAATCTGACCTCTCGAAGGATTCCAAAGATCAAATAGTGGGGCAGCTGCAGTTACCATCAAAGGAGGTACAAAGCAAGCAGAGTGGCTCAACAAGGAGTCGTACCAAG GTTCAAATGCAAGGAGTTGCAGTGGGCCGGGCAGTCGACTTGACAATGTTGACAGGGTACAATGAGCTTATAGTTGAACTGGAAAAGATGTTTGAAATCAAGGGAGAGCTTAGCCCTCGCAacaaatgggaaatcatcttcACAGATGATGAGGGGGATATGATGCTCATGGGAGATGATCCGTGGCC AGAATTCTGTAAAATGGTCAGAAGAATCTTCATTTGTTCTGGCCAGGATGTTAAGATAATGAGAGCAGGAAGCAAGCTTCCTCTACCTTCTGCGGATAATGATGGAACCACTTTCAACTGGGAAAACGGTGAAGATTGA
- the LOC113703877 gene encoding auxin response factor 9 isoform X2, whose translation MASRGSLIQQHQSNGSVEGQDDLYTELWKACAGPLVDVPKPKESVYYFPQGHMEQLEASTNQELNQRIPMFGLPPKILCNVVDIQLLAEQETDEVYAQITLIPEPDHTEQTSPDSCPSEPPKPTVHSFCKVLTASDTSTHGGFSVLRKHANECLPPLDMTQPVPTQELVAKDLHGTEWHFKHIFRGQPRRHLLTTGWSTFVTSKRLVAGDSFVFLRGASGELRVGVRRFARQQSSMPSSVISSHSMHLGVLATASHAVATGTLFVVYYKPRTSQFIIGLNKYLESINNGFGVGMRFKMRFEGEDSPERRFSGTIVGVEDISLQWKDSKWRSLKVQWDEPASITRPERVSPWEIEPFVAAVPTSLVPSVTGKNKRLRSHSELLPPECPRSQLRSANQNHMDISCSQLQGSRNCNLRTHAEGDWLSSSQGNTSVSRFADEMESKSTIAWTTLTSCSATPAKLSNHSQSHLHDGRKPDTVASCRLFGIDLISPSTGALDKELLKPVNASNVTTQECLPNTLSGCGSEHKSDLSKDSKDQIVGQLQLPSKEVQSKQSGSTRSRTKVQMQGVAVGRAVDLTMLTGYNELIVELEKMFEIKGELSPRNKWEIIFTDDEGDMMLMGDDPWPEFCKMVRRIFICSGQDVKIMRAGSKLPLPSADNDGTTFNWENGED comes from the exons ATGGCTAGTAGAGGGTCTTTAATTCAGCAGCACCAAAGCAATGGCTCAGTCGAAG GTCAAGATGATCTGTATACAGAGCTATGGAAGGCCTGTGCCGGTCCGCTGGTGGATGTGCCAAAGCCTAAAGAGAGCGTTTACTATTTTCCACAAGGTCATATGGAACAA TTGGAGGCGTCAACAAATCAGGAGTTAAATCAAAGGATTCCGATGTTTGGTCTGCCCCCAAAGATTCTTTGCAACGTTGTTGATATTCAGCTTCTG GCTGAACAGGAAACTGATGAGGTTTATGCACAGATTACTTTGATACCAGAACCCGAT CACACTGAGCAGACTTCTCCTGATTCATGCCCTTCTGAACCTCCGAAGCCTACAGTACACTCCTTCTGCAAGGTTTTGACTGCCTCCGATACAAGCACTCACGGAGGATTTTCTGTTCTTAGGAAGCATGCAAATGAATGCCTTCCTCCCCTG GACATGACACAGCCAGTTCCTACACAGGAACTGGTAGCCAAGGATCTTCATGGCACTGAATGGCACTTTAAACATATATTCAGAG GACAACCGCGGAGACACTTGCTTACTACAGGATGGAGTACATTTGTTACTTCTAAGAGATTGGTAGCTGGAGATTCTTTTGTATTTCTCAG GGGTGCAAGTGGAGAGCTTCGAGTTGGAGTCAGACGCTTTGCTCGTCAACAGAGTTCTATGCCATCATCTGTGATTTCAAGCCATAGCATGCACCTAGGAGTTCTTGCAACCGCATCTCATGCTGTTGCAACTGGAACCCTCTTTGTTGTTTACTACAAACCAAG GACAAGTCAGTTCATCATAGGATTGAACAAATATCTAGAGTCTATTAACAATGGTTTTGGTGTGGGCATGAGGTTTAAGATGCGATTTGAAGGGGAGGATTCTCCTGAACGAAG ATTTAGTGGTACCATTGTTGGTGTTGAAGATATTTCTCTTCAATGGAAAGATTCTAAATGGCGGTCATTGAAG GTTCAATGGGATGAACCTGCATCCATAACAAGACCAGAAAGGGTCTCACCTTGGGAGATAGAACCTTTTGTTGCTGCAGTACCTACAAGTCTAGTTCCATCAGTAACGGGAAAAAACAAAAGGCTTCGATCACATTCTGAACTTCTACCACCTG AGTGTCCCAGAAGCCAACTTCGGTCTGCAAATCAGAATCATATGGACATTAGTTGTAGTCAACTCCAAGGTAGCAGGAACTGTAATTTAAGGACACATGCAGAGGGTGACTGGCTATCTTCTTCCCAGGGAAATACTTCTGTGAGTAGGTTTGCTGATGAAATGGAAAGCAAAAGTACCATTGCATGGACTACCCTTACCAGCTGTTCAGCCACCCCAGCAAAGTTGAGCAACCACTCTCAGTCTCATCTTCATGATGGCAGGAAGCCTGATACTGTTGCTAGCTGCCGATTGTTTGGCATTGATCTGATTAGTCCTTCAACTGGTGCCCTTGATAAAGAACTTCTGAAACCAGTAAATGCCTCAAATGTCACCACTCAAGAGTGTTTGCCAAACACATTATCTGGCTGTGGTTCTGAACATAAATCTGACCTCTCGAAGGATTCCAAAGATCAAATAGTGGGGCAGCTGCAGTTACCATCAAAGGAGGTACAAAGCAAGCAGAGTGGCTCAACAAGGAGTCGTACCAAG GTTCAAATGCAAGGAGTTGCAGTGGGCCGGGCAGTCGACTTGACAATGTTGACAGGGTACAATGAGCTTATAGTTGAACTGGAAAAGATGTTTGAAATCAAGGGAGAGCTTAGCCCTCGCAacaaatgggaaatcatcttcACAGATGATGAGGGGGATATGATGCTCATGGGAGATGATCCGTGGCC AGAATTCTGTAAAATGGTCAGAAGAATCTTCATTTGTTCTGGCCAGGATGTTAAGATAATGAGAGCAGGAAGCAAGCTTCCTCTACCTTCTGCGGATAATGATGGAACCACTTTCAACTGGGAAAACGGTGAAGATTGA
- the LOC113703656 gene encoding cellulose synthase-like protein G3: MATATEKHKPPLPLHSHRFLRRRYFNRAFAAIYILSFLALLYHHTLALSKETKTLVSISVSISLLIADLFLFFMWSTTQCFRMNPLVRKVFPENLEKVVSRESFPALDIFICTADPYKEPPLTVINTALSVMAYDYPTQKISVYVSDDGGSQLTLFAFLEGAKFGRHWLPFCRENSIMERCPDAYFSSNYSANSKTQHIKMMYEKMKMRVESAVAKGEIADEYITSEQERTAFSKWTPGFTRQQHPSVVQVLLDSRQDRDITGDSMPNLIYLSREKSKTSPHHFKGGALNALLRVSAVLTNAPVILTLDCDMFSNDPHTVQRVLCLFMDHSVRPNLGYIQLPQVFNGLNKADIYGCEFKPLFQMNPRGMDGQKGPNYYGTGCFFVRRAFFGGPSSSVQPEIPELSPDQGVKEPITSEKILKLANLVAGCNYENHTNWGSKIGFKYGSLVEDYYTGYRLVCEGWQSAFCDPERPAFLGDIPISLNDALSQTKRWSVGLLEVAFSKYSPITFGVQAVGFLEAHCFGHYAFWPVWSVPVAIYAFLPQLTLLNNMPIFPKVSDPWFYLYAFLFLGAYIQECLDFILAKSTFERWWNEQRMWLIRGLTSYLFGTIEFFSKLVGIPTQGFNVTSKVVDDEQGKRYGQGIFEFGVPSPMFLLLSVATIINLIAFLGGFLEVLRGGNLDGLFVQLFIAGFAVLNSLPLYEAMVLRADKGKMPTKTTIISAFIALGLCVMSSFMLQT, from the exons ATGGCGACTGCCACTGAAAAACATAAACCACCATTACCACTCCATTCTCACAGGTTCTTGCGTCGCAGATACTTTAACCGTGCATTTGCAGCTATCTACATACTTTCCTTCTTAGCTCTACTATACCACCATACACTCGCGCTATCTAAAGAGACCAAAACCTTAGTTTCCATCTCTGTATCCATCTCCTTGCTTATAGctgatctttttctttttttcatgtgGTCCACGACGCAGTGTTTTCGCATGAATCCACTAGTTCGTAAAGTTTTTCCTGAAAATCTAGAGAAAGTGGTTTCCAGGGAAAGTTTTCCTGCTTTGGACATATTTATATGTACTGCAGATCCATACAAGGAGCCGCCTTTGACTGTTATTAACACGGCCTTATCAGTTATGGCTTATGATTACCCAACCCAAAAGATTTCTGTTTATGTATCGGATGACGGAGGTTCACAGCTTACTTTGTTTGCTTTCTTGGAGGGTGCAAAATTTGGTAGACATTGGTTACCTTTCTGCAGGGAAAATAGCATCATGGAGAGGTGCCCGGATGCTTACTTCAGCTCTAACTATTCAGCAAACTCTAAAACTCAACATATCAAG ATGATGTATGAGAAGATGAAGATGAGGGTAGAAAGTGCGGTGGCGAAAGGTGAGATAGCGGATGAGTACATCACCAGCGAGCAAGAGCGCACGGCTTTTAGTAAATGGACTCCAGGATTCACTCGACAACAACATCCTTCTGTGGTTCAG GTCTTACTGGACAGTCGTCAGGACAGAGACATAACTGGAGATTCGATGCCAAATCTCATCTACCTTTCCCGAGAGAAAAGCAAGACATCCCCGCATCATTTTAAGGGTGGTGCCCTCAATGCCTTG CTTCGTGTATCGGCAGTTTTGACCAACGCACCTGTAATTCTCACACTGGACTGCGACATGTTCTCCAACGATCCACACACAGTCCAACGGGTTCTATGTCTCTTCATGGACCATTCAGTTCGGCCCAACCTCGGCTACATACAGTTGCCACAGGTATTTAACGGGCTGAACAAGGCTGACATCTATGGTTGTGAGTTCAAGCCACTATTTCAAATGAATCCTCGCGGCATGGATGGGCAGAAAGGCCCAAACTACTATGGCACTGGATGCTTTTTCGTTCGACGGGCTTTCTTTGGCGGACCATCATCAAGTGTTCAGCCAGAGATCCCAGAACTGAGTCCAGACCAAGGTGTCAAGGAGCCCATTACGtctgaaaaaattttaaagcttGCCAACCTGGTAGCTGGCTGCAACTACGAGAACCACACCAACTGGGGCTCTAAG ATAGGATTCAAATACGGTTCTTTGGTGGAGGACTACTACACTGGTTATAGGCTTGTTTGCGAGGGATGGCAGTCAGCATTTTGCGATCCTGAGAGGCCAGCCTTTCTTGGGGACATACCCATCTCCCTAAATGATGCCTTGAGCCAAACCAAGCGATGGTCCGTAGGACTACTGGAGGTGGCTTTCTCCAAGTATAGCCCAATAACATTTGGGGTCCAGGCAGTTGGGTTTCTGGAGGCTCATTGTTTCGGCCATTATGCTTTCTGGCCTGTTTGGTCCGTTCCCGTCGCCATCTATGCCTTCCTTCCCCAGCTCACTCTCCTCAACAATATGCCCATCTTTCCCAAG GTATCTGATCCATGGTTTTACCTGTACGCCTTTTTATTTCTCGGGGCATACATACAAGAGTGCCTCGATTTCATTTTAGCCAAAAGCACATTCGAGAGGTGGTGGAACGAACAAAGAATGTGGCTCATCAGAGGCCTAACATCATACCTGTTTGGAACCATTGAATTCTTCTCCAAACTTGTAGGCATTCCAACGCAGGGTTTCAATGTCACAAGTAAAGTAGTTGATGATGAGCAAGGCAAAAGATATGGTCAGGGGATATTCGAATTTGGGGTTCCGTCACCAATGTTTCTGCTGTTATCAGTGGCTACAATTATCAATTTGATCGCCTTTCTTGGCGGTTTCCTGGAGGTGCTGAGGGGAGGAAACTTGGATGGTTTGTTTGTCCAGTTGTTTATTGCTGGTTTCGCGGTATTGAATTCCTTGCCACTTTACGAGGCCATGGTCCTCAGAGCTGATAAAGGCAAAATGCCTACCAAAACCACCATCATTTCGGCTTTTATTGCTTTGGGTCTTTGTGTTATGAGTTCTTTCATGCTCCAGACCTAG
- the LOC140012943 gene encoding probable E3 ubiquitin-protein ligase RHA4A produces the protein MGFDPQSPSPSHFYSQELQLKLYQAFIFSIPILFSIILFLLFYLFYLKKRVSTISSPSANLPESSNQAALVHSSGTDVEILKEKLPVILFDEHSKAKETLCCVCLGEFEVKEELHQLPSCKHVFHTECIRHWLHSNSTCPLCRCSVVISTKNSNPEPPASGNNLPTPDAQNSNQSPRVFYAEQQEQLSIVVTDVEDFTGEHRIVPKEGSSGSSDSVCIDNEQTNLHAESVIIRIQGSNT, from the exons ATGGGGTTCGATCCTCAATCTCCGAGCCCTTCTCACTTTTATTCCCAAGAACTTCAGCTTAAACTGTACCAGGCGTTTATATTCTCAATCCCAATACTCTTTTCCATCATTCTGTTTCTCCTGTTTTACTTGTTCTATCTCAAGAAGAGAGTTTCCACTATTTCTTCACCTTCAGCAAACCTTCCGGAAAGCTCAAATCAAGCGGCCCTTGTTCATTCATCG GGGACAGATGTGGAGATCCTCAAGGAAAAGCTCCCGGTAATACTATTTGATGAACATTCAAAGGCCAAGGAGACGCT GTGCTGTGTTTGCCTTGGTGAATTTGAGGTCAAAGAGGAACTGCACCAGCTCCCATCGTGCAAACATGTTTTTCATACTGAATGTATACGTCATTGGCTCCATTCAAACTCAACTTGTCCACTTTGCAGATGCTCTGTTGTTATTTCAACCAAAAATAGCAACCCTGAGCCACCTGCATCTGGAAATAACCTACCCACTCCAGATGCTCAGAACTCCAACCAGAGTCCGCGAGTCTTCTATGCAGAACAGCAAGAGCAACTAAGTATAGTTGTGACAGATGTTGAAGATTTTACAGGAGAACATCGTATAGTTCCAAAGGAAGGATCATCAGGATCTAGTGATTCTGTTTGCATTGACAACGAACAAACTAATTTACATGCAGAATCAGTCATTATCAGGATTCAAGGTTCGAACACGTAA
- the LOC140013008 gene encoding small ribosomal subunit protein bS6c-like, with protein sequence MLSSSLISSPSLNSPSPTVLSFTRSLNSPFPKFHKPLHPLTKIPVLSVKAQTLDFSGSFFEGGLGADDDPPISPGSGIAAVEDKEEPQCPPGLRQYETMAVLRPDMSEDERLTLTQKYEELLVAGGGMYVEVFNRGVIPLAYSIRKKNKAGETNTYLDGIYLLFTYFTKPESMEVLESTMKADDDVIRSMSFKVRKRKY encoded by the exons ATGCTTTCATCTTCTTTAATTTCCTCACCTTCACTCAACTCCCCCTCCCCCACAGTCCTCTCCTTCACTCGCTCACTAAACTCACCATTTCCTAAATTCCATAAACCCCTCCACCCGCTAaccaaaattccagttttatcAGTAAAGGCTCAGACTTTGGACTTCTCGGGTTCATTTTTTGAAGGTGGCTTGGGTGCCGATGATGACCCCCCAATTTCACCCGGCTCCGGCATCGCTGCCGTTGAGGATAAAGAAGAGCCCCAGTGCCCACCTGGGCTTCGACAATATGAGACCATGGCGGTGTTGAGACCCGACATGTCTGAAGATGAGCGCCTCACTCTTACCCAGAAGTATGAGGag TTGCTTGTTGCTGGTGGTGGTATGTATGTAGAAGTGTTCAATCGAGGGGTCATTCCACTTGCTTACAGCatcagaaagaaaaacaaagcagGAGAGACGAACACTTACTTGGATGGAATTTACCTTCTCTTTACCTACTTCACTAAACCTGAGTCCATGGAAGTTCTCGAGTCAACAATGAAGGCAGATGACGATGTTATTCGGTCAATGAGCTTCAAAGTTAGGAAAAGGAAGTACTGA
- the LOC113703996 gene encoding 26S proteasome non-ATPase regulatory subunit 8 homolog A — MDPKFIEVSQLFDRFKAAFVRNDLDTCANLLSQLKVSLTGFKSLPPLFENTPNAIRELSLARDIYEHAVVLSVKIEDQDAFERDFFQLKPYYTDARGRLSPSPQEYPILGLNLLRLLVQNRIAEFHTELELLSPSALENPCIRHAIELEQSFMEGAYNRVLSARQTVPHETYVYFMDLLAKTVRDEIAGCSEKAYDSLSVKDARQMLLFSSDKEVLEYIREDHPDWEIKNGLVIFQRAKESAPCKEIPSLQLINQTLSYARELERIV, encoded by the exons ATGGATCCTAAATTTATTGAGGTTTCACAGCTGTTTGATCGATTCAAAGCTGCCTTCGTCCGCAACGATTTGGATACCTGTGCTAATCTTCTCTCTCAGCTCAAG GTCTCATTGACTGGATTTAAGAGTCTTCCTCCATTATTTGAGAACACACCAAATGCAATCCGCGAGTTATCGCTAGCAA GAGATATTTATGAACATGCAGTCGTTTTGAGTGTCAAGATTGAGGATCAGGATGCCTTTGAGAGGGATTTCTTTCAGCTCAAACCTTACTACACTGATGCCCG AGGTCGTCTATCACCATCTCCTCAGGAGTACCCAATCTTAGGCCTTAACCTTTTGAGACTACTTGTGCAAAATAGAATTGCTGAATTCCATACAGAACTGGAGCTGCTTTCTCCAAGTGCACTGGAGAATCCTTGCATCAGGCATGCTATCGAATTAGAGCAATCTTTCATGGAAGGAGCTTATAATCGTGTCTTAAGTGCTAGACAGACTGTACCTCATGAAACTTATGTTTATTTCATGGATCTGCTAGCGAAGACAGTCAG AGATGAGATAGCTGGCTGCAGCGAGAAGGCATACGACAGTCTTTCAGTTAAGGATGCACGACAAATGTTGTTGTTTTCTTCAGACAAAGAAGTTTTGGAATATATTAGAGAG GATCACCCTGACTGGGAGATAAAGAATGGGCTTGTGATTTTCCAAAGAGCAAAAGAATCTGCACCTTGCAAGGAGATACCTTCTCTGCAGCTCATCAATCAGACACTCAGTTATGCAAGGGAGCTGGAGCGGattgtttga